DNA from Sorex araneus isolate mSorAra2 chromosome 6, mSorAra2.pri, whole genome shotgun sequence:
AAACAGCAGAGGGAAGGAAGTGATGGCCGGGTACCAGGTCGGTACCAATGCCAGCCCTGCCACCTGTCTTACTAGCCCTGTCTTGGCGGGGACAGGATGGAAAAAGCTGTTGCTGCAGGAGCCgctcctccaccccagccccctgcagctcCCCTCAGCCCAGCTCAAGTTTCTGATGAACCTCCAGACTGGGGTCAGTGTGAGCGCAGGGTGAGTGGTGAGTCGTCCACACAGCTGGACATGGCCAGGGCAAGATTCCCACCCGATTTCTTGGGTGACCAGTCTTAAGCCGGCTTCCGGATTCTTGGGGCTTTGCCACAGTCCAGTGGAGCCCACACACTGGGTCGCTGCCACCACTTCGGGTCTCTTCCCCATTCTGGAAGGCCGTCTCTGTCCCCCGGTGCCCGAATCTCGCGtccatttcttcattctcagcatctCCAGGAGCACCGACTGTGGGCCCTGCCTGGTTCTGTCGCCCGACATGCACGCGACACTCACCGATGACCGTCAGCCAGCACTTGTCAGTGTTCGGTGCCTGCGGCTCTGGGGTCCTGGGCTTGGTATAAGGGTTGTGACCAGGGTGGAGGGTCCATACCAGGGTGACCTTGGTGGTGCCTGTTCTTGGTGAACAGCACTGCGTGGGGGCGCCAAACTCAGAACAGGACCCAGAGTGCATGACTACTAATCTGTCGGCTGCAGAGCGCCCAGGAGCACTGTCTCCAGAGTCACCACCGCCTCTCACACTGTACCCACAGTGGCActtctgttgttttttgggggctgcACTGCTGAGCTTACTGGCTTTGGACTCGGACcacttctgacagtgttcaggggaccctatagagtgtgggggctcgaacccaggtcagccgtgggcaaggcaagcgccttacctgctgtaccatagaTCTAGCACAGCACTTTCCGAGGACCCTGTGACTGTTTTGAGACCCGAGCGCACTCAGGCTGTCCTCGGGCTCTTCCTGTGAGCTGCCATTTCCCACGGGGCTCCCCAGACTCTCTAAGGCTCATCCCCAGGATGCAGGGCTTCCCAGATCCTGGGGTGTGACGGTCACCCAGGTGCGCTGTGAGGAGGAGCTCGTGTCCCTGGGGAGAGAGGCTTTCCCTCACCCGGATCCTTCCATGGGAGGCGACCCCACACAGCGCAACCAAGATCCTGAGTCCTTGCTCCATGCTGGCGTCTGGGTACACACCAGGGCAGACGCATTCGGACCCCAAGCAGGGATTACCTCTGGGGATGGATGTGTGAGCTGGACCCATTCCCgctgggcaggggggtgggggactccAGCATGGACATGCTCGGGAAGGGACTTCCAGGACAGAGGGACAAACGCATCTAGttggtgtgagagagagatagagcgtTGGAGAGGGCCCAACTGGGCCTGCCCCCACCATGTTTCCATCAGAACCCCAACTCCTTAAGCCCTCCACGTTCTACCCCAgaatctggggtgccagggggggATACTCAAGAAGTTGAGTTGAGTTGAAGGGGGACTGACACAGCGACTTCCAAGGGAAGGACTGGTGGCAttattctcttttttgctttcggtttttgggtcacgtccggctatgctcagggtttactcctgtctctgtgctcagcgatcactcctggcggggctcaggagaccagatgtgatgccaggggttgaacttgggttgaccctgtgcaaggcaagtgccctacccgttgtcctatctcccagcccccattattcatttctttaagtTCCCTTCAGGCACCAAAGACACTGATGAAGAGTGacactcttcctctctctcgTGGTCCACCTCCAAGGGTGGCCCAGTGAACTGGTCCTTCTGGTCCTTGAACCCCAGAGTAGAATCACAGGGGTTTGGAACCAGTCATCAGGACAAGAAAAATGAGAGCCAGTGGCCGGGCATTTGAACCTCATCTGGAAGGCCAGAGCCTgctgaggtgggggatgggggctcGGGGCAGGGAAGTTTGGTTCCCCCAGGAGAAGGTCTGAGAGAGGCTCTGGGTGGGGCGGAAGTAACAGGCCTCGCTTtcgctttctttcctttccttttcctttccttttcccctgttttgattttttgggccacacccagcagtgctcaggccttcttcctgactctgtgctcaggaaccaggctaatggggttcagggaaccatatgggactctggggatcgaacccgggtcagtcacgggcaaggcaagtgccctacctgctgcagtaTTTCTCTGATCCCCAGGTTGCCTTGGGTGACCCAGTGGAGTGAGGCATGTAGGGGGCTACTGTTTGCTCATCTCGTGGACTGTGGCACAGGCTGGACCTGGGAGCCACAGATGCTCTCTCAAGAGGGGCCCGGGGGCAGCATGGCCAGAATCCAAGATCCCTCGATGGTGGCTGCCTCCCACGGGTGCAGTGAGGCCTAGAGGTTCCCAGTGGCCTCTGGACGGGCCTCAACTGGCTCAGATTAGGCCTCGCTCAGCAAAATCCTGAGCACCCCACCACTTACCTCTCTTCGGCATGAGCTTGGCGAAGTCGGTCTGCCCAGAGTGGGCCTGAGTGCTGATGGGCAAGGCTGGGGCGTCCCGGGAACACTGGCTGGCTTGTTCCCCGAGGagggctgggcggggtgggggggcgggtgcaGCACAGAGGATGGCCGGGTCAGAATGCAGGGGAACGGCTGGGCGCGCCGAATGCAGGCATTGCAGGCAGAAGGCCCTTGTCctctctgccaggagtggcccagacccccgccccccccatgacagagaatgcagggagGAGCCAGCGTGACTTGGATGAAACACAGTGGGACGATAGGGTCCTCCTGCAGGACAGGGTTGCCAAAAGTTGGGGACACcagctcctggctcagggaccacgATCAGTGGTCACTTGGGTGAGACCCCTGGAAATGTCTCCCTGGGAGCCAGCGGGAGTCCTGAGATTCAGCTTGGGGGAGCCCCTGGGACGAGGGGCTCCGTCCTGTCTCCTCCCCTGCTGATTGGGAGATGGAGGAGCCAGAGTGCGACCTGGGGCGCttctacctgtggggtattcatgATCCTTGTGGCTGCTCCCAGTAAACCTGGGGCTAccagggtgtcacacctggccctgcccagcgccccccccccctcgcccAGACCTCAGGAATTGGGAGCCGGGGACAGTGCCCAGGCTGCAGAAAAGACCCAGGGAGACTCTGTGGACCTGTCCCAGACTCCTTGAACCCCCAGACTccagggtgggggggagtagGCTCAGGATATTCTGAGGCAGAGCTGGATGGTATGGAGTATCCAGCAGCTCCTGGTGACCCCCGCAGGGACGCTGCCAGCTTGGCCTCTGGGAGAACACAGCTGGGaatatggtgggggtggggggagccatcTGGGGCCAGGGGGGGACCCAGGTGACCTTCACCCATCCTTGGAGCAATCTTGCTGGTTTCTGCTAGAATCCTAGTTCTGCCTTGCAGCAATACAGCCGCCACCCCCAGCCTGAGATGGGATCGGTGAGTGGGCTGGGAGGGCTTCCTAGAAGAAggggtctttaaaaaaaaaattatatttaaattattgtatcggggctggagcgatagcacagcgggtagggcgtttgccttggacgcggctgacccgggttcgattcccagcatcccatatggtcccctgagcaccgccaggggtggttcctgagtgcagagccaggagtaacctctgtgcatggccaggtgtgaccccaaaagcaaaaaaaaaaaattattgtatcactgttagATACATTGTTCCTAAAGCTTTTTATGATCTTCAtagtcgggtttcagtcatacaatgtttcaacacccatccctccaccagtgtacatttaggaccaccaatatccccagtttccttcccccaaGCCTCCCGTCAAGGCTACCTTTACGGCAgtcactttctcctttctctctccttctgatcgATATGTTtgggcaatacagatactgagagggctttgtgtttgttcctttacttaccTTCAGCACACAGATCTTAGTGGATCTGGAGTGTCCCTCatggggagaccatctggggagactgaggcaggcAGGCCTACATCTGCAGAGCAGGGTGTGGCTCACAGGCACCAGAGCCGCCGCAGAGCAGGAGCAGAGACACCCACAGGCCCTGCAGTGGCCCGAGTGtggcccagcccagggcagctCTCGGTGATGATGCGGCTGTACTTTTAGCTCAGCAAGGTTGGCCGGTCTCTGGGCGCTCCTTGGGGCACCACTGCCCGCTGCAGCCCACCCCTCGTGTACATAACACCCTCCGCCAGGGCTGGGTAGAAGAGGCTTAGCGAGCACTGTCTGCACCCCTGCCTGGCCAggctccctgccctgggccccacacTGCACTGACCACTGCTCCTCTTGCTGGGTCCTGCAGGCTGCGACCGGGAGGGACTGGAAGAGGTGGGGGGCAGGCCCCTCTGGCGCCCAGGCCAGCCCCAGAGGGTGCCCTAAATGGTGTCAGCCCTGCGCCCACAGCCGCTTCCGGGatcgggggaggagggggtgcagaGGTGGCTCCGTGAATGGGCAGTTTCCGAACAGCCCCCCCGCAACGCATCTCCACAAGGAACCCGGAGTGGATGCTGGCCCTTTAAAGCCGATCAGGGGCTGGCTTTTGGGGGGGAAACATCCCAGATTTCTGCCATCTGCTTGCACgcctgggcaggggcgggggacaCCCCCCtacggccccccgcccccgtcaggGCATCGGAAGGGCAGGTGGAGCCGAAGGCATCGAGCGCAGTAACCTGATCCTGCGGGGGAGGATCCGGCGGCCCCGCTCGGCTGCTCGGCGCGGCGTGCCGCGGCCCTGGCCGGGGAGGAAGCTGCCTGCAGCCGAGGGCTGGGCCCGGGAGCGCGGGCCCGGCCGCAGCGCTGCCTCCTCTCCCGGCCCATCTATTTTTAATGAGGCGACCGGGCCTCTGCATCGGGCAGGCAGGCCGCAGAGAGGCAGGCCCAGGCGGTGGAGGCCggaggccccagccctgccccgaggCCCGGGCCCCCGCACCCGTGTGGGCATGAGAGGGCGGCCCTggggccccgcagccccccagccgGGCTGGGCTCTCCATGCAGCTGGTGCTGAAGATGGATTCGAGCCCAGACAGTGACAGCTGGTTGGAGGATCAGTGGGAGCGCTGGTAGGGGAGTATGGGGCTcggcgggggaggggaagcatTGGGTGGGGGCTGCTTCTTGGAGCTCCGGGATTCTGGGGACTCTGTTGGGTCTGACTGAAGCCTGCGGCAGTGGGGGAGTGGccccctgggctcccctgggCGCCGCCCACCCTCTCTCCTGCATGACCTTGGACTAATGGGTGGGTGTTTGGACCTCCTGGGCTCGGTTGAGAGAAGGCTTAGGTTCTCCCAAACcttgcaggctgggggtggggtgcaggggaggcagGTACCCAGAACTggatggggaggggagctgggaccCAAAGGAGTGCTTAGAGCTGGAAACTGAAGTATTTCTTCTGCCTCTTGAGCTTCCTGACCCTCAGAGCCCCAACCTGGGGCCTCCCGGAGTCCTTTGTAAACCTGTGATTGGAGAGATGCAGGAtgcaggggaggcgggggggggggggggcgcacgtCTCTCTTAGGAGAAGCTGATAGTTCTCCAGGAACCCCCAGATTTCCCTTCTGATGCTCCCCAGCCTCTGGAGCAGCCCAGGGCACTGCTCTGAGGCTGGTGAACCCTGGCCGCAGGGACTGCACCTCTGCCCGGGATCGTCCAGGGCAAAGCAGGCCTTGGCACCCGCCCTGACCCGGGAAGGCATTTCTCTGGCAGAGCGGCAGCTCTGACCAGCTGGGCCTTCTAGGCACGGCTTCCCGCTTGGCAGCCGGATGGCAGATCCCAGCCGGGAGCAGCTGGAGCACCAGCCAGCTGAGGACTGTCCTGGGCATTGGAAACCCAGCTCTTGCCCCTCTCCCTGGCCTGGCTGGCCTCTAGGTTTCCATCTCCTGGGCGCCGTGATCTGCCTCTCCCCCGAgcaggcaccaccaggactgtAATTTGGCTTCCTGTGCCCACAGGCTCACGCATGACATCAGCCTGGAGGAGTTTGAGGATGAAGACCTGTCGGAGATCACCGATGAGTGTGGCATCAGCCTGCAGTGCAAGGACGCGCTGTCCTTACGGGTAAGGACCGGGGAGGAGGGGCTCGGGACGGAGGGCACCCAGGTCTAACAGGGGACGCAGGAAGTGAAGGACATGCGGGACGCAGTGGAGACGGTGTACAGCACACCTTGGTGCAGCTTCAGGATGCTTGTGTGGGTCGGGCCCAGGCTGCTCCTCCCGCCAGCCCGGCCCCGCAGCGGGAGTGGGCCGGAAGGGTTTCCAGAACCAGGACAAGCGCCGGGAGGAGCTGAGCTGGGGCAGCGCAGGCTGCCCTCCAGCCTTTGGGGAGCGGCCCTGGCAGAGGGCCTGGGCAGGGTGGAGTCTGGTGGACTCTGCAGCactttgggggcagggagaaagaaaCTGGGTGCTCCTGTGGCTGCCACGCCAGCCGCCTGGACCCTCCTGGGTGCCTGGTGGAAGCTGAAGCTGCATTGCGGCTGCCTTTGGCACCTGGTTGTGTCAGAGCACCGGGATCTCTCCTGCCCGGAGGTGCCAGATCCCTGGGGAGCCTGGGCCCCCCCTGGTCTTCTCAGAACTCATAGAAGGAGCAGCCAGCCAGGATATAGAAGCCAAGCTCCGGCCTCTGAGCGCCCGCAGAAAGGAAGAAGGGCCGATAGATGTGCCACTTAGCTAGGGGACTGcagtgtgtgggagggggaggagtgtCTCCCTGTtgacctccccttcccctccccctccccccagagatTCTATAAACTCTGCCTGGCAAAAGGAAACCAAAGGGTGAGGCTAACCCTCTAGTGCCCAGGACTCCCGCGTGCCACCCCAGCCAGGCCAAGAAAGGACCAGGAGAGGCAACCCTGGGCCTGGAGCCCCTGCACCAGCTGCagatcccccgccccccacgcacACGCAGAGCCTTGGAGAGGGGGGGTCCCTGCCACCTCTCAGCCCCGGGATGGTGGGATCATGACCAGAGCCAGGGGGTTTGCAGGGACTCCTCCTCTGGGGGAGCGGGGAGGCAGGTAAGGGAGAGGGACGCGGGCAGGACCTGGCCAAGGTGCCAGGAGTAAGCGGCAGAACTGGGACGGGACCTGGGTTCCCAGCAGGCAAGGGTGGGCTGGCCTGAGGGGGGCCAAGAAAATCTCATGTTGATGGGGGAGGCGAGCATTCACCGCTGGGTTCAGAGCGCCCCACGTGACCTTCCCCTCCCGCGCGCCCTGTCCAGTGTCTTGCACAGGCGCTCCTGTCCCCTCAGCAGCAGCTCCCTTCAAATactcccccacttccctcccttGTGGGCCCCCATTCCCTGGCGACCCTGCGTCCCCACGGCAACAGCGGTGACCTCACTCAGTGCTTGGCTTACACCCCGGGTGAGGTCACCGGCCGTTGCCACAGGAACGGGAGGGGGCAGAGTCAGGAAAGGGGGTGTGATGGGGGAGAGGTGTGGACCGTCCGCGGCGCCTGCGGCAGCCGGGATGCAGGCGTTCGCCAGACGCTGCcgcgcggggctgggggaggcggggagccgCGGCCGCCGCTCTCCCCGCGCGCGGTTGCGGGATGGACTCgcccggtgggggcggggcgcgcctAGGCCACGCCCCTCGAGGCCCCGCCCCTTGACGCCCCGCCCCCTGACGCCCCTCCGTCGGCGCCGCGCAGCCCCCGCGCTCTGGGCTGCTGTCTGGGGGCGGCGCGGGGAGCCGGCTGCAGGCCGAGATGCTGCAGATGGACCTGATCGACGCGGCGGGGGACACTCCCGGCGCCGAGGACGacgaggaggaggatgaggaggagcgCGCGGCGCTGCGGCCGGGAGCTGGGCCGCCCGAGGCCGCGCCCCGCCAGGAGCCGGCGCCCCGCGGCcaaggccagggccagggccagggccagggccagggccagggtccGGGCGGCGGGGACACCTACCGGCCCAAGCGACCCACCACGCTCAACCTCTTTCCGCAGGTGCCGCGGTCTCAGGTGAGGGGCGAGGGGCGTGCGGcggcactgggggtggggtgggtggaccCCCAGGAGGTGTTCGTGGGCGCTGAGGATTTGGGACCCCGGATGGAACGAGGAGCGGCCGTGGGGGAGGGACTTGCAGGGACCGAAGCTTCCCGGAGGGGAGGACGCTGGGAGGTCTGGGGGCTTCTCCAAGGGAAGGGAGCCAGGTCCGGCCTGCAGGGCTTGTGGGCGTGCGGTGTTGGGGATGCAGGAGGAAGGGGTGAGATCTGAGTCAGGAGAGGTGAAGGGAGGGGTCTGGAGCCTGGGACCTCAGGCCTTAGCTGCGTTTCCTTCTGGAACGTAAGGTTCCCGGCTGATGCGGGGCCTGCGGTGATCAGTGGGTGGTGGGGAATCTGGGCCAGTTGGAGATGGGGGGCTCAGGCGGCAGTGGCTGTGGGATAGTGGTAGATGCCAAAAGGCAGGCatgggttggggggagggctgTGCTACTGAGTTgggggcccagggccccagggTTGGTGGCTGCTTGCCAGGGAGGGTTGAATAGCTTGGGGGACAGCCGGCTGTGGCCTTTTGTctctgggcagggcaggagaAGGCTTGGGGGCAGCTCCGGGAGGTGGGCAGTGGCCAGTGGTGTTGGGGCCCCAAGGAAAAGTCTGGTCCTTTCCCAGCATCCTCTGGAGGGCGTTTTGGCAGCCAAATATGTGAATTTTCGGGTGTTCTCAGGGAGCGAGGTCCCCAGGGGCCTGAGACCAAGAGTGGGGAGGACCAGAATTTCCCGGAAGAGccactgacagtgacagatgtgaCATCTGTCCTTCCTGTCATGTGCTGCTGGGGGATGGGGCCTGTTTTCTGGATCTGTCATCCGAGTGATTCATCCGAGTTTTCCTGACCAGTTACTCAGTAGCCCCTTCCTTGCCCTCTTCTCGGGCCCTGCCAGCATGCCCCAAACCATCCCGGGGCTCCAGGGTGCAGGTGCTCACTGTGGACACCAGGGTCCGGACTGGGGCTCAGGCGCTGTCCCCGATGCCCCCTGCTCCTCTTTACACACCCACAGCCTCCCAGGCACGCACCCCCTTGTGCCGACATTCATAAGAACATCTCTCTGCCGCCCGAGGAAGGGATCAGCGAGGCCTTGGCCATCAGGGGTGGCCCaatgggggcagggctggggcatcCTGGTGCCGGGCACCGTGAGCCGCCCCACCACAAGAGCCCTTTGTTCCTGCCCAGGACACGCTGAACAACAATTCTCTGGGCAAGAAGCACAGCTGGCAGGACCGCGTGTCTCGCTCCTCGTCACCCCTGAAGACAGGTAAATGGGGACCCTCTCCGGGGGCACCTCGTCCCAACCAGGGAGTCATCCCCACAGTGTGGGACTCTTGTCTGTGGGTCCTGCTCCTGagcaggccctgcagggctgcggggagcccgggagagaggcccagtcccagagGGTGCGCCTGGGCTTGGCACCATAGTGACCCGCGGAATGGAAGGTCACCCAGAGCCAGGCCTGTGGGCACCAGCCATGCGCCCTCACTTCCTGCCCGTCCTCCAGGGGAGCAGACCCCTCCGCATGACCACATCTGCCTGAGCGACGAGCTGCCGCCACAGGGCAGCCCTGTGCCCACCAAGGACCGCGGCACCTCCACTGACAGCCCCTGCCGCCGCAGTGCCGCCACCCAGATGGCACCCCCCAGTGGTGCCCCCGCCGCAcccgcggggggccggggccacGCACACCGAGACCGCATCCACTACCAGGCGGACGTGCGGCTCGAGGCCACCGAGGAGATCTACCTGACCCCAGTGCAGCGGCCCCCAGACCCCGCAGAACCCGCCTCCGCCTTCCTGCCGCCCACCGAGAGTCGCATGTCCATCAGCTCTGACCCCGACCCCGCCGCCTACCCCTCCACCACAGGGCGGCCTCACCCCTCCATCAGCGAAGAGGACGAGGGCTTTGACTGCTTGTCGTCCCCGGAGCGGGCCGAGCCGCCggctgggggctggcgggggagcctgggggagccGCCACCACCCCCCAGGGCCTCCCTGAGCTCGGACACCAGCGCCCTGTCCTACGACTCAGTCAAGTACACGCTGGTGGTGGACGAGCACGCCCAGCTGGAGCTGGTGAGCCTGCGGCCGTGCTTCGGAGACTACAGCGACGAGAGCGACTCGGCCACTGTCTATGACAACTGCGCCTCAGCCTCCTCGCCTTACGAGTCGGCCATCGGCGAGGAGTACGAGGAGGCGCCCCGGCCGCggccccccgcctgcctctccGAGGACTCCACCCCCGACGAGCCCGATGTTCACTTCTCCAAGAAGTTCCTCAATGTCTTCATGAGTGGCCGCTCACGCTCCTCCAGTGAGTCGGCCCTGGGGGCCTGGGCGGGAGCACCCCGGGGATGGGGGCCCCATGGGGTTTAGGGGATCGGTACCGAgttcagggaccagagtgataggacagcaggtagggcgttggccctGCATGTGAccgactgaggtttgatccccggcaccccatatggtcccctgagcctgccaggggtgatccctgagtgcagagccaggagtaagcaagccctgagcatcggcagTGAGGCCTCCAAATGAAAGAAACTGTCTTGGCACCTCATCCATTCTGAGTGcgcccacctgcccccacaccGCCACCAGAGCTGGGCTCCCCTGCTCCAGCCTGTGCTCCCACCCCTAGGTGCCGAGTCCTTTGGTCTCTTCTCCTGTATCATCAACGGCCAGGAACAGGAGCAGACCCACCGGGCCATCTTCAGGTAAGGACCTCCCTGCCTCGACCACACCAGGGCTGGCCC
Protein-coding regions in this window:
- the MAPK8IP1 gene encoding C-Jun-amino-terminal kinase-interacting protein 1 isoform X2; its protein translation is MQLVLKMDSSPDSDSWLEDQWERWLTHDISLEEFEDEDLSEITDECGISLQCKDALSLRRFYKLCLAKGNQRPPRSGLLSGGGAGSRLQAEMLQMDLIDAAGDTPGAEDDEEEDEEERAALRPGAGPPEAAPRQEPAPRGQGQGQGQGQGQGQGPGGGDTYRPKRPTTLNLFPQVPRSQDTLNNNSLGKKHSWQDRVSRSSSPLKTGEQTPPHDHICLSDELPPQGSPVPTKDRGTSTDSPCRRSAATQMAPPSGAPAAPAGGRGHAHRDRIHYQADVRLEATEEIYLTPVQRPPDPAEPASAFLPPTESRMSISSDPDPAAYPSTTGRPHPSISEEDEGFDCLSSPERAEPPAGGWRGSLGEPPPPPRASLSSDTSALSYDSVKYTLVVDEHAQLELVSLRPCFGDYSDESDSATVYDNCASASSPYESAIGEEYEEAPRPRPPACLSEDSTPDEPDVHFSKKFLNVFMSGRSRSSSAESFGLFSCIINGQEQEQTHRAIFRFVPRHEDELELEVDDPLLVELQAEDYWYEAYNMRTGARGIFPAYYAIEVTKEPEHMAALSKSSDWVDQFRVKFLGSVQVPYHKGNDVLCAAMQKIATTRRLTVHFNPPSSCVLEISVRGVKIGVKADDSQEAQGNKCSHFFQLKNISFCGYHPKNNKYFGFITKHPADHRFACHVFVAEESTKALAESVGKAFQQFYKQFVEYTCPTEDIYLE
- the MAPK8IP1 gene encoding C-Jun-amino-terminal kinase-interacting protein 1 isoform X4 — encoded protein: MQLVLKMDSSPDSDSWLEDQWERWLTHDISLEEFEDEDLSEITDECGISLQCKDALSLRPPRSGLLSGGGAGSRLQAEMLQMDLIDAAGDTPGAEDDEEEDEEERAALRPGAGPPEAAPRQEPAPRGQGQGQGQGQGQGQGPGGGDTYRPKRPTTLNLFPQVPRSQDTLNNNSLGKKHSWQDRVSRSSSPLKTGEQTPPHDHICLSDELPPQGSPVPTKDRGTSTDSPCRRSAATQMAPPSGAPAAPAGGRGHAHRDRIHYQADVRLEATEEIYLTPVQRPPDPAEPASAFLPPTESRMSISSDPDPAAYPSTTGRPHPSISEEDEGFDCLSSPERAEPPAGGWRGSLGEPPPPPRASLSSDTSALSYDSVKYTLVVDEHAQLELVSLRPCFGDYSDESDSATVYDNCASASSPYESAIGEEYEEAPRPRPPACLSEDSTPDEPDVHFSKKFLNVFMSGRSRSSSAESFGLFSCIINGQEQEQTHRAIFRFVPRHEDELELEVDDPLLVELQAEDYWYEAYNMRTGARGIFPAYYAIEVTKEPEHMAALSKSSDWVDQFRVKFLGSVQVPYHKGNDVLCAAMQKIATTRRLTVHFNPPSSCVLEISVRGVKIGVKADDSQEAQGNKCSHFFQLKNISFCGYHPKNNKYFGFITKHPADHRFACHVFVAEESTKALAESVGKAFQQFYKQFVEYTCPTEDIYLE
- the MAPK8IP1 gene encoding C-Jun-amino-terminal kinase-interacting protein 1 isoform X1, which translates into the protein MAERESGGLSPPAASPFLGLHIASPPNFRLTHDISLEEFEDEDLSEITDECGISLQCKDALSLRRFYKLCLAKGNQRPPRSGLLSGGGAGSRLQAEMLQMDLIDAAGDTPGAEDDEEEDEEERAALRPGAGPPEAAPRQEPAPRGQGQGQGQGQGQGQGPGGGDTYRPKRPTTLNLFPQVPRSQDTLNNNSLGKKHSWQDRVSRSSSPLKTGEQTPPHDHICLSDELPPQGSPVPTKDRGTSTDSPCRRSAATQMAPPSGAPAAPAGGRGHAHRDRIHYQADVRLEATEEIYLTPVQRPPDPAEPASAFLPPTESRMSISSDPDPAAYPSTTGRPHPSISEEDEGFDCLSSPERAEPPAGGWRGSLGEPPPPPRASLSSDTSALSYDSVKYTLVVDEHAQLELVSLRPCFGDYSDESDSATVYDNCASASSPYESAIGEEYEEAPRPRPPACLSEDSTPDEPDVHFSKKFLNVFMSGRSRSSSAESFGLFSCIINGQEQEQTHRAIFRFVPRHEDELELEVDDPLLVELQAEDYWYEAYNMRTGARGIFPAYYAIEVTKEPEHMAALSKSSDWVDQFRVKFLGSVQVPYHKGNDVLCAAMQKIATTRRLTVHFNPPSSCVLEISVRGVKIGVKADDSQEAQGNKCSHFFQLKNISFCGYHPKNNKYFGFITKHPADHRFACHVFVAEESTKALAESVGKAFQQFYKQFVEYTCPTEDIYLE
- the MAPK8IP1 gene encoding C-Jun-amino-terminal kinase-interacting protein 1 isoform X3, which codes for MAERESGGLSPPAASPFLGLHIASPPNFRLTHDISLEEFEDEDLSEITDECGISLQCKDALSLRPPRSGLLSGGGAGSRLQAEMLQMDLIDAAGDTPGAEDDEEEDEEERAALRPGAGPPEAAPRQEPAPRGQGQGQGQGQGQGQGPGGGDTYRPKRPTTLNLFPQVPRSQDTLNNNSLGKKHSWQDRVSRSSSPLKTGEQTPPHDHICLSDELPPQGSPVPTKDRGTSTDSPCRRSAATQMAPPSGAPAAPAGGRGHAHRDRIHYQADVRLEATEEIYLTPVQRPPDPAEPASAFLPPTESRMSISSDPDPAAYPSTTGRPHPSISEEDEGFDCLSSPERAEPPAGGWRGSLGEPPPPPRASLSSDTSALSYDSVKYTLVVDEHAQLELVSLRPCFGDYSDESDSATVYDNCASASSPYESAIGEEYEEAPRPRPPACLSEDSTPDEPDVHFSKKFLNVFMSGRSRSSSAESFGLFSCIINGQEQEQTHRAIFRFVPRHEDELELEVDDPLLVELQAEDYWYEAYNMRTGARGIFPAYYAIEVTKEPEHMAALSKSSDWVDQFRVKFLGSVQVPYHKGNDVLCAAMQKIATTRRLTVHFNPPSSCVLEISVRGVKIGVKADDSQEAQGNKCSHFFQLKNISFCGYHPKNNKYFGFITKHPADHRFACHVFVAEESTKALAESVGKAFQQFYKQFVEYTCPTEDIYLE